The following proteins are encoded in a genomic region of Arachis stenosperma cultivar V10309 chromosome 4, arast.V10309.gnm1.PFL2, whole genome shotgun sequence:
- the LOC130975796 gene encoding serine/threonine-protein kinase PBL34-like has product MLTGRRSIDKNRPNGEHNLVEWARPFILDRRMFYRIIDHRLEGHFSIKGAQKAVQLAAQCLARDPKSRPMIGAWIMFSCGHVLLLGGSSQKAGEAHGRGG; this is encoded by the exons ATGCTCACCGGCCGGCGATCTATTGATAAGAATAGACCAAATGGGGAGCACAACCTTGTGGAGTGGGCAAGACCTTTTATCTTAGACCGAAGAATGTTCTATCGGATAATCGACCATCGCCTTGAAGGCCACTTCTCCATTAAAGGTGCACAAAAAGCAGTCCAGCTAGCAGCTCAGTGCCTTGCCCGCGATCCGAAATCCAGACCAATGATTGGTGCTTGGATTATGTTCAG CTGTGGACACGTGTTGCTTTTGGGAGGTAGCTCTCAGAAAGCTGGGGAGGCTCATGGAAGGGGAGGCTGA